In the genome of Luteitalea pratensis, the window GCATCGCCAGCACGAAGAACACCAGCGCGCTTGCCGAGGTCGCCGCGGTGAACAACGGCGTGCCGTCGTCTCGCGTCGCGCTCCGGATGCGTTCGATCACGCCCACGTCCACGTCCGCCCTTGCCGATCCTCCCACAAGCACCGACATCGTGGATACGAAGACTTCGCGCGCCAGGAAGCTCGTGAGGATGCCCACCGTGAGCTGCGAATCGAAGCCGAGCGGCGCGAAGACCGGCTGCGCCAGCCGGCCGAGCCGTCCGGCGAACGACCCACGCTGCGACGCACGCACCTCGAGGGTAGTTGCTTGTTCGTTCCACGCCGCGCGCTGGGTGTCGCTCACCGATGGCTCGGCCGCCCGCGCGCGCAGGGCCGTGGCCTGCTCGGGCGGTGGCACCTGCGGATAGGCGCTGAGCCACCACATCACGATGCAGATCGCCATGATCACCGTGCCGGCCGTCTGCAGGAACGAAATCCCCTGATCCTTGGCGGTGAACACTGCGTTGCGCAGGGACGGCCATTTGTAGGTCGGCAGCTCGAGCACCATCGGTCGCGCGTCGCCGCGCAGCCATGTACGGCCGATGAGCGTCGCCGTGCCGAGTGCGGCTAGCGCCCCGAGCAGGTAACAGGCCGAAAAGGCGGCGGCGGCGTAGAGCGGGCGGTTGGCGAACAAGAGGCTGGTGAGCAGCACGTACACCGGCAGGCGCGCCGAGCAACTCATCAGGGGAGCGACCAGAATCGTCGCGAGGCGATCGCGCCGGTCCGGGATCAGCCGGGTGGACATGATCCCTGGCAGCGCACACGCCGACGAGGTCAGCAGCGGCACGAACGCATGTCCCGGCAGGCCGAACCGGCGCAGCACGCGGTCCATCACGAATGCGGCCCGCGCCAGATACCCCGTGTCCTCGAGCAGGCTGATCAGAAAGAACAGCAGACAGATCTGCGGCAGGAACACGACGGTCCCGGCCACGCCGCCGATGATCCCCTGCGAGACCAACGCGCGGACCGGACCGT includes:
- the feoB gene encoding ferrous iron transporter B, which translates into the protein MAVSAPETVTHGRVAAQAVARVALIGNPNTGKTTLFNRLCGARAKTSNFPGTTTASRVGRAALPGEWLTEIIDLPGLYELSLEVPETRIARDVLSGAGLYRQPDAVLVVIDACNLTRNLVLVGELLAYGLPVVVALNMIDLAQGRGLTIDGRKLSERLGCPVVPMIARRGEGVDDVRAALAGALSHGRTPDAAPGVPGEGASIETLTNWADDVMAYSAGRPSAPHERDAFTERLDRVFTHPVLGLLFFILVMGGLFYTLFALATIPMDLIEATFARLGDFAAQILPDGPVRALVSQGIIGGVAGTVVFLPQICLLFFLISLLEDTGYLARAAFVMDRVLRRFGLPGHAFVPLLTSSACALPGIMSTRLIPDRRDRLATILVAPLMSCSARLPVYVLLTSLLFANRPLYAAAAFSACYLLGALAALGTATLIGRTWLRGDARPMVLELPTYKWPSLRNAVFTAKDQGISFLQTAGTVIMAICIVMWWLSAYPQVPPPEQATALRARAAEPSVSDTQRAAWNEQATTLEVRASQRGSFAGRLGRLAQPVFAPLGFDSQLTVGILTSFLAREVFVSTMSVLVGGSARADVDVGVIERIRSATRDDGTPLFTAATSASALVFFVLAMQCLPTLTVTRRETGSGRYALLQFSYMSVLAYVASLIVYQALRSGGIP